The Shewanella sp. KX20019 genome window below encodes:
- a CDS encoding response regulator transcription factor encodes MIRVLLVEDDRDLAETLLQLMQLAQMQPDHASNGKAGLTLSRVNDYDVLIVDVGLPQLNGFELCRQLRTDGIDTPVLFLTAYRSIDNKLEGFDAGGDDYLAKPFDNRELIARVTALAGRRSSQVKRLAVADLVMDCDNVIVFYRQEQLELSPTCYTLLETLMRASPAVVSRATLENALWGDEPPNSNVLKAHLYYLRRELTKVDAAELLQTLTGKGWALRQGKGCETT; translated from the coding sequence ATGATCCGAGTATTATTAGTAGAAGATGACCGTGATCTCGCCGAAACATTATTACAACTAATGCAACTTGCGCAGATGCAACCTGATCATGCCAGCAATGGTAAGGCCGGACTGACGCTATCTAGAGTAAATGACTATGACGTACTCATTGTCGATGTAGGCTTACCGCAACTAAATGGCTTTGAGCTTTGTCGTCAACTTCGAACTGACGGCATCGATACGCCAGTACTGTTTTTAACGGCATATCGCAGTATCGATAATAAATTAGAAGGGTTTGACGCTGGAGGGGATGATTACCTCGCAAAACCATTTGACAATAGAGAGCTAATTGCACGTGTGACCGCTCTTGCAGGTCGTCGAAGCAGCCAAGTAAAGCGCCTAGCGGTGGCCGATTTAGTCATGGATTGCGACAATGTGATTGTGTTTTATCGACAAGAACAACTCGAATTATCCCCTACATGTTACACCTTGCTCGAAACACTAATGCGTGCAAGTCCTGCTGTCGTAAGCCGAGCAACCCTTGAAAATGCATTGTGGGGTGACGAGCCACCAAATAGTAATGTACTTAAAGCACACCTTTACTATTTACGCCGTGAACTTACAAAAGTTGATGCCGCTGAGTTATTACAGACATTAACAGGTAAGGGCTGGGCATTACGACAAGGAAAAGGCTGTGAAACTACGTAA
- a CDS encoding sensor histidine kinase yields the protein MKLRKSLTLVLMFSIILILVVLILSYTLWARENYFRALDTSLTFNMIKAEQIIAEKGIDAIESYLEIIETRVIQSYEQLPNIITQQYPREALEVGSYVNSESNHLIFEDLGLTSPVSIDNDLGYYVYTAQKYNGSIYYLVVEYQSEIPSYWQIAESQLDQIWKASLLVILALILTIWGMFLHIAKPIHRLNLWAQHLSRDDLSRPVPSFEYRELDSLATKIHQSLQEVDAASQRESQFLQYASHELRTPISIIKSNAELLEQLLVEPPAATQSALQRLSRAGKNMHQLTETLLWLTRKEISTPEPTLFSLTQLLVDSVEQHSYLLMGKKVAIEQSLVEANIHCPRVLMNIVVANLIRNAMQHIDEGKIRINLNQAQLVIENEGLLLENDKADGFGLGLKLVKQISEKLDWNFNIATKPNKYISTIKFR from the coding sequence GTGAAACTACGTAAAAGTTTAACCTTAGTATTAATGTTTAGCATCATACTCATACTTGTGGTGCTCATTCTTAGCTATACCCTTTGGGCAAGAGAAAACTACTTCCGCGCACTCGATACAAGCCTCACTTTTAATATGATTAAAGCCGAGCAAATTATCGCAGAGAAGGGAATTGATGCGATCGAATCCTATCTCGAAATCATAGAGACTCGCGTCATTCAATCTTATGAGCAGCTACCTAACATCATTACCCAACAGTACCCTAGGGAGGCTCTTGAGGTCGGAAGTTATGTTAATTCCGAATCAAATCATTTAATTTTTGAAGATCTTGGGCTAACTTCTCCGGTTTCAATTGATAATGACCTTGGTTACTACGTTTATACCGCTCAAAAATACAATGGCAGCATCTATTATTTGGTCGTCGAATACCAATCTGAAATACCAAGTTACTGGCAAATAGCAGAATCGCAATTAGATCAAATTTGGAAAGCATCTCTGCTGGTTATACTCGCGCTTATCTTGACCATTTGGGGTATGTTTCTCCATATCGCTAAACCAATACATCGACTAAATTTGTGGGCGCAGCACTTAAGCCGCGATGATTTAAGCAGGCCCGTACCCTCTTTTGAATACCGTGAGCTGGATAGCCTTGCGACAAAAATTCATCAAAGTTTACAGGAGGTTGATGCGGCCTCCCAGCGAGAGAGCCAGTTTCTGCAGTATGCCAGTCACGAGCTACGTACCCCTATCTCGATTATTAAGAGCAATGCAGAGCTACTTGAACAATTATTAGTTGAACCTCCTGCAGCAACTCAGTCGGCACTGCAAAGATTATCCCGTGCAGGGAAAAACATGCACCAGTTAACCGAAACTCTATTGTGGCTAACTCGCAAAGAGATCTCTACCCCAGAGCCAACACTGTTTAGCCTAACCCAGCTATTAGTCGATTCGGTTGAGCAGCATAGTTACCTACTTATGGGTAAAAAAGTTGCCATAGAACAATCTCTGGTTGAGGCAAATATTCACTGTCCGAGAGTATTGATGAATATTGTTGTTGCCAATCTAATCCGCAATGCTATGCAACATATTGACGAGGGAAAAATCCGTATAAACCTTAATCAAGCCCAACTGGTCATTGAAAACGAGGGTTTGCTGCTTGAAAATGATAAAGCCGATGGATTTGGTCTGGGGCTTAAACTCGTTAAACAAATCAGTGAAAAATTAGACTGGAACTTTAATATAGCTACTAAGCCGAATAAATACATTTCAACAATAAAGTTCCGCTAA
- a CDS encoding DUF3313 family protein: MALLIRRFSIFFILILSIGCATQAPTLQTGPEARVTKEGLVKIDNSVLDLSYARPNVDWSKYRKLYFEAATVTNDHPADYKPPRIDRRADGYNATYELPDEALKRMSTEFATIVASVFNEEQPFELVDKAGPDTLVIEVAITDIRLSAPVSSSRRNYNSMGRTYTQNSGSMMLLAMIKDGQSGEVLAKAVDRGESFDQWRQNVDVFNWGDVKTVYRRWINDFKNALMAAGAK; this comes from the coding sequence ATGGCGCTATTGATTAGGCGTTTTTCGATTTTTTTTATTTTGATTCTCTCGATTGGGTGTGCGACACAAGCACCTACATTGCAAACAGGACCTGAAGCAAGGGTGACTAAGGAGGGGTTAGTCAAAATTGATAACTCGGTGTTAGATCTATCATATGCCAGACCAAATGTAGACTGGTCGAAATATCGAAAGTTGTATTTTGAAGCGGCAACAGTGACCAACGATCATCCAGCAGATTATAAACCACCACGTATTGATCGAAGAGCTGATGGCTATAATGCCACCTATGAGCTTCCGGATGAAGCACTCAAAAGAATGTCGACCGAATTTGCTACCATAGTCGCAAGTGTATTCAATGAAGAACAACCATTTGAGCTAGTCGATAAAGCAGGACCTGATACCTTAGTTATTGAAGTTGCTATAACCGATATTCGTCTGAGTGCCCCCGTCAGTTCATCAAGACGAAACTATAATTCAATGGGGAGAACCTATACCCAGAATTCAGGCTCTATGATGTTACTTGCAATGATCAAAGATGGTCAGAGCGGAGAGGTGTTAGCAAAAGCTGTTGATCGCGGAGAAAGCTTTGATCAGTGGCGACAAAATGTCGACGTCTTTAATTGGGGTGACGTTAAAACTGTTTACCGTCGTTGGATAAATGACTTTAAAAATGCTTTGATGGCTGCAGGAGCTAAATAG
- a CDS encoding RNA methyltransferase produces MSSKRYSAIGLVNPKSPTNVGGIMRAAGCYAADAVFYTGRRYPLAASSGTAQYNTDTKAASEKIPLAGVESLIDAIAPDVSIVCVDLVEGAIPLPDFQHPQKALYIFGPEDGTISQQVINRADAVVYVPTVGCMNLAASVNVLLYDRLAKSDLSIAGDDLIRNSRDNNNRVKVKR; encoded by the coding sequence ATGAGTAGCAAACGATATAGCGCGATAGGATTGGTTAACCCAAAAAGTCCTACCAATGTCGGTGGCATAATGCGCGCAGCGGGATGCTATGCAGCCGATGCCGTGTTTTATACAGGTAGACGCTACCCATTGGCGGCTAGCAGTGGTACTGCACAATATAATACCGATACCAAAGCCGCCAGCGAAAAGATACCGCTAGCAGGCGTAGAGTCTTTAATTGATGCGATAGCACCGGATGTCAGTATTGTGTGTGTGGATCTAGTGGAAGGCGCAATTCCACTGCCAGATTTTCAGCATCCACAAAAAGCACTGTACATTTTTGGCCCCGAAGACGGCACAATTAGCCAGCAAGTTATCAATCGAGCTGATGCTGTTGTTTATGTGCCCACGGTGGGCTGCATGAACCTAGCGGCATCTGTTAATGTGCTGCTTTATGATCGTTTGGCTAAATCTGATTTATCTATTGCTGGCGATGACCTTATTCGGAACAGTAGAGATAACAATAACCGAGTTAAAGTAAAACGTTAG
- a CDS encoding YfcL family protein, whose protein sequence is MIEKYEQTLQDWIESIVAEGDDDALFASGYLQGHFAVVLSKLEVEHEQGVEALESKMVECLALAREELDDNDYALVNDAWLQLSSKLTA, encoded by the coding sequence ATGATAGAGAAGTATGAGCAAACACTTCAAGACTGGATTGAAAGTATTGTTGCTGAAGGTGATGATGACGCCTTATTTGCAAGTGGATACCTGCAAGGCCATTTTGCCGTTGTTTTATCAAAGTTAGAAGTTGAACATGAACAAGGTGTTGAAGCATTAGAATCTAAAATGGTTGAATGTCTGGCGCTTGCTAGAGAAGAGCTTGATGACAATGATTATGCATTGGTCAACGATGCTTGGTTACAGCTAAGCAGTAAATTGACTGCTTAA
- a CDS encoding ATP-NAD kinase family protein — MSRFRLGLIINPLAGIGGCVALKGSDGVAELALAKGAVPKSHLRMQQALQVILPYKDRIEVITASGDMGESLAREMGFNVRVVYHAPGETVAQDTQQVVAELLNEALDLLLFAGGDGTARDIFAIADDNIPVLGVPAGVKIHSGVYGITPHASGLVVKMLLEGELVSLMTADVMDIDEAAFRSGIVKAKRFGEMLVPAEPRYIQAVKMGGKETDELVLADIAAEAIELMEDALIVIGSGSTVAAVMEDLGLDNTLLGVDLVQNQQLVASDLSAAELLKLTENQSVKLFITLIGGQGHVLGRGNQQLSPELVRRVGKQNIVILATKTKLKALEGRPLIVDSGDPELDKELTGYYKVVTGYHDYVMYQVANPDLVE; from the coding sequence GTGAGCAGATTTCGTCTTGGTTTAATTATTAATCCTCTTGCGGGAATAGGGGGTTGCGTTGCTTTAAAAGGTAGCGATGGTGTTGCTGAATTAGCACTGGCCAAAGGCGCTGTGCCTAAATCACATCTGCGTATGCAACAAGCGTTACAAGTTATATTGCCTTATAAAGATCGGATTGAGGTGATTACCGCCTCGGGTGATATGGGCGAATCGTTAGCACGAGAAATGGGCTTTAATGTACGCGTTGTTTACCATGCGCCAGGCGAAACCGTAGCGCAAGATACGCAACAAGTGGTTGCAGAGCTGTTGAATGAAGCGCTCGATCTGCTGTTATTTGCCGGTGGTGATGGCACCGCAAGGGACATCTTCGCCATTGCTGATGATAATATCCCTGTATTAGGTGTGCCAGCGGGTGTAAAAATTCATTCTGGTGTTTATGGCATAACACCACATGCATCAGGGCTTGTGGTTAAGATGTTGCTAGAGGGTGAGTTGGTTAGCCTAATGACCGCTGATGTGATGGATATTGATGAAGCCGCCTTTAGAAGTGGCATTGTCAAAGCCAAGCGGTTTGGTGAAATGCTGGTGCCTGCAGAACCACGCTATATACAAGCGGTTAAAATGGGTGGCAAAGAGACTGACGAACTGGTGCTCGCTGATATTGCAGCAGAAGCTATTGAGCTGATGGAAGATGCGCTGATTGTGATAGGTTCTGGCAGTACAGTAGCTGCAGTGATGGAAGACCTTGGACTCGATAATACCTTGTTAGGTGTTGATCTGGTTCAAAATCAGCAATTAGTCGCCAGTGATTTGTCCGCTGCTGAATTACTGAAATTAACCGAAAACCAATCCGTTAAACTATTTATCACGCTAATTGGCGGCCAAGGGCACGTTTTAGGACGAGGTAATCAACAGTTATCTCCAGAGCTAGTAAGGCGAGTAGGCAAGCAAAATATTGTTATTTTAGCGACAAAAACAAAGTTGAAAGCACTTGAAGGTCGTCCCTTAATTGTGGATAGTGGCGACCCTGAATTAGATAAAGAACTAACTGGCTATTATAAGGTGGTGACGGGTTATCACGATTATGTGATGTACCAGGTCGCGAATCCTGATCTAGTTGAGTAA
- a CDS encoding MFS transporter has product MFQPKNTEQQLRWLCACYFFFFSILGVMVPYLGVFFDSRGFNAQEIGFLLAILMGTRIIAPNLWAIVADKTGMRAELIKIGAGAAAISYLSFFYDGSLTYLAVSLAVYTFFWNAILAQLEVITLETLGDNVTRYGTIRSWGSVGYIVLVVGGGFAIDHWGPQILPYIGMGLFIGMLASALPLPANRAKVQRDVKRPPLAFNKAVIWFLISAMLLQMSAGPFYGFFVLYLKQAGYTEAVAGIFVALGVVAEIIMFMYAPRLLGRFGVKFLLFISIALTAVRWLLLAFGVDSLLWLSLSQILHAFTFGLTHAASIQFVHKHFDISRRSQGQALYASLSFGVGGALGTWLCGMIWGDGSGAVTTWVFAAFCAVLSMIAVLFIPSSKREPTPIVTAA; this is encoded by the coding sequence ATGTTTCAACCTAAAAACACAGAGCAGCAATTACGCTGGCTCTGTGCTTGTTATTTCTTTTTCTTCTCTATTCTCGGCGTCATGGTGCCTTATTTAGGCGTTTTTTTCGATAGCCGCGGTTTTAATGCTCAAGAGATTGGCTTTTTATTAGCCATCCTCATGGGGACTCGAATTATCGCTCCTAATTTGTGGGCGATAGTGGCAGATAAAACCGGAATGCGTGCAGAGTTAATCAAGATCGGCGCAGGCGCTGCAGCCATTTCTTACCTCAGCTTTTTCTATGATGGTAGCTTGACGTACCTTGCTGTCAGCCTTGCTGTATATACCTTTTTTTGGAATGCTATTTTAGCCCAGCTAGAAGTGATTACACTTGAAACACTGGGCGACAATGTGACTCGTTATGGCACTATACGCAGTTGGGGCAGTGTGGGTTATATCGTACTGGTGGTCGGCGGTGGTTTTGCCATTGATCATTGGGGACCGCAGATCCTCCCTTACATAGGGATGGGATTGTTTATCGGCATGTTAGCCAGCGCACTGCCACTGCCTGCTAACCGAGCTAAAGTGCAGCGTGATGTTAAGCGTCCACCGTTAGCGTTTAATAAGGCCGTTATTTGGTTTCTTATTTCAGCGATGTTATTGCAAATGAGCGCTGGACCATTCTATGGCTTCTTTGTCTTATACCTAAAACAAGCAGGGTACACCGAAGCGGTAGCGGGGATTTTCGTTGCATTGGGTGTGGTTGCAGAGATCATCATGTTTATGTATGCGCCGCGTCTACTTGGACGCTTTGGGGTAAAGTTTTTACTCTTTATCAGCATTGCGTTAACAGCCGTGCGTTGGTTATTGCTTGCATTTGGGGTCGACAGTTTATTGTGGCTCAGTTTAAGTCAAATATTGCATGCTTTCACTTTCGGTTTAACCCACGCCGCTTCAATTCAGTTTGTACACAAGCACTTTGATATTAGCCGTCGTAGCCAGGGACAAGCGCTCTATGCCAGCTTAAGTTTTGGTGTTGGCGGAGCATTGGGGACTTGGTTATGTGGGATGATCTGGGGTGACGGTTCAGGCGCTGTCACAACTTGGGTTTTTGCCGCCTTCTGCGCTGTGTTGTCAATGATCGCGGTGTTATTTATTCCGTCATCAAAGCGTGAGCCGACACCAATCGTCACCGCAGCTTAA
- the aroC gene encoding chorismate synthase produces MSGNSIGQNFVVTTFGESHGVALGCIIDGCPPGIDLNEADMQHDLDRRRPGTSRYTTARREPDEVRILSGVFEGQTTGTSIGLLIENTDQRSKDYSNIKDLFRPGHADYTYQQKYGVRDYRGGGRSSARETAMRVAAGAVAKKYLKQVHGVEINAYLSQLGPIKAETVDFAEIEKNAFFFPDASKLDALDEYMRDLIKSGDSIGAKVTVVATGVPVGLGEPVFDRLDAEVAHALMGINAVKGVEIGDGFEVVNQKGSEHRDLMSPEGFASNHAGGILGGISSGQPIVAHIAMKPTSSISVPGESMTAQGDTAEVITKGRHDPCVGIRAVPIAEAMLAIVLMDHLLRHRAQNMDVNSSTPVIGMR; encoded by the coding sequence ATGTCGGGAAACAGTATTGGGCAAAATTTTGTAGTCACTACCTTTGGTGAGAGTCATGGAGTCGCATTAGGTTGTATTATTGATGGTTGTCCTCCAGGGATTGATTTAAATGAAGCGGATATGCAGCATGATCTTGACCGCCGTCGCCCTGGAACTTCTCGATATACTACTGCTCGCCGCGAGCCTGATGAAGTGCGGATCTTATCTGGTGTGTTCGAAGGTCAAACCACGGGAACGTCAATCGGTCTTTTAATTGAAAATACCGACCAGCGCAGTAAAGATTACTCGAATATTAAAGATCTATTCCGTCCTGGGCATGCCGACTATACCTATCAGCAAAAATATGGCGTAAGAGATTATCGCGGTGGCGGACGCTCGTCAGCTCGTGAAACCGCAATGAGAGTCGCGGCCGGTGCAGTGGCAAAGAAATACCTAAAGCAGGTTCATGGTGTTGAGATAAATGCTTATTTGTCGCAGCTTGGCCCTATCAAGGCTGAAACGGTTGATTTCGCTGAAATTGAGAAGAATGCATTCTTCTTTCCTGATGCGTCAAAGTTAGATGCTTTAGATGAATATATGCGTGACCTTATAAAAAGTGGTGATTCAATCGGCGCTAAAGTCACAGTGGTTGCTACTGGCGTGCCTGTCGGATTAGGAGAGCCTGTCTTTGATCGACTAGACGCTGAAGTTGCCCACGCACTAATGGGAATAAATGCTGTTAAAGGTGTTGAGATCGGTGATGGTTTTGAAGTGGTTAATCAAAAAGGCTCAGAGCATCGCGATTTAATGTCGCCAGAAGGCTTTGCCTCTAACCATGCCGGTGGCATTTTAGGCGGGATATCTTCAGGTCAGCCTATCGTTGCCCATATCGCAATGAAGCCAACATCTAGCATTAGTGTGCCTGGCGAAAGTATGACAGCGCAGGGAGACACTGCAGAAGTTATCACTAAAGGTCGGCATGACCCTTGTGTTGGTATTCGTGCTGTACCTATTGCAGAAGCAATGTTAGCGATAGTATTGATGGATCATTTACTTCGTCACCGCGCACAAAATATGGATGTGAATAGCAGTACACCAGTCATCGGAATGCGTTAA
- the prmB gene encoding 50S ribosomal protein L3 N(5)-glutamine methyltransferase, whose translation MDKIFVDEAVTELRTIGDMLRWGVSRFNDANIYYGHGTDNAWDEAIALVFHALHLPEELGQQVIHSNLTISEKHKIVELIIRRVRERLPVPYLTNKAMFAGLEFYVDERVLVPRSPIAELIANRFSPWLYNKQVNRVMDLCTGSGCIAIACAYEFENAEVDALDISVDALEVAQVNIETLGVMDRVFPMESDLFAAIPKGAHYDLIVSNPPYVDAEDIGDMPDEFHHEPEIGLASGRDGLDLTKRILANAADYLTEDGLLVVEVGNSMVHLIEQFPDVPFTWASFENGGDGVFILTRDQLVENESLFVIYKDSE comes from the coding sequence TTGGATAAGATTTTTGTAGATGAAGCCGTTACTGAATTACGAACTATCGGTGATATGTTGCGCTGGGGTGTCAGTCGTTTTAATGATGCAAATATATATTACGGACACGGTACCGATAATGCGTGGGACGAAGCAATTGCTTTGGTCTTTCATGCGTTGCATCTACCAGAAGAGCTGGGCCAACAGGTTATTCACTCTAATCTGACCATTAGCGAAAAACACAAAATTGTTGAGCTGATTATCCGCCGTGTAAGAGAGCGCCTACCTGTTCCATATCTAACTAACAAAGCCATGTTTGCTGGTCTTGAGTTTTATGTTGATGAGCGGGTATTGGTTCCTCGCTCGCCAATCGCAGAGTTAATCGCTAACCGCTTTAGTCCATGGTTATATAACAAGCAAGTCAATCGCGTAATGGACTTGTGCACCGGCAGTGGTTGTATTGCCATCGCCTGTGCTTATGAATTTGAAAACGCTGAAGTTGATGCATTGGACATCAGTGTTGATGCATTAGAAGTGGCACAGGTAAATATTGAGACACTTGGCGTGATGGACAGAGTCTTTCCGATGGAATCGGATCTATTTGCTGCCATCCCTAAAGGGGCGCACTACGATTTAATCGTATCAAACCCGCCTTATGTTGATGCCGAAGATATTGGTGATATGCCAGATGAATTTCATCATGAACCTGAAATCGGGCTGGCGTCCGGTCGCGACGGTTTAGATCTCACCAAGCGTATTCTTGCCAATGCGGCAGATTATCTAACTGAAGACGGCTTACTGGTTGTTGAAGTGGGTAATTCCATGGTGCATTTAATCGAGCAGTTCCCTGATGTGCCATTTACATGGGCAAGCTTTGAGAACGGCGGTGATGGTGTTTTCATTCTGACGCGAGATCAACTTGTTGAGAATGAATCACTATTCGTTATCTACAAAGATAGTGAATAA
- the smrB gene encoding endonuclease SmrB — MNKRTDKDDLALFAELTKGMKPFEQNKRHFKSTAKDRKVIEEKEQQLHADSFFSDTYQPLLPENGPMKWARDDVDSYDVKRLRRGDYVPDLLLDLHGLRQSEAKLELAALIQACIKQQSHCCCIMHGHGTGILKQNIPMWLAQHPHIKAFHQATKEWGGDAALLVLIDIGDQPYRR; from the coding sequence ATGAATAAAAGAACCGATAAAGATGATTTGGCGCTATTTGCGGAGCTAACGAAGGGAATGAAACCTTTTGAGCAAAACAAACGCCACTTTAAATCAACGGCTAAAGACCGCAAAGTGATTGAGGAAAAAGAGCAACAGCTACATGCTGATAGTTTCTTCTCTGATACCTATCAACCGCTTCTGCCCGAAAATGGGCCAATGAAATGGGCAAGAGATGACGTTGATAGCTACGATGTAAAGCGTTTACGCCGCGGTGACTACGTACCAGATCTTTTATTAGATCTACATGGATTGCGTCAATCAGAGGCAAAACTTGAGCTTGCAGCATTAATCCAAGCCTGTATTAAGCAACAAAGCCATTGCTGCTGCATTATGCATGGGCATGGAACAGGAATTTTAAAGCAGAATATACCAATGTGGTTAGCGCAGCACCCTCACATAAAAGCCTTTCATCAAGCCACTAAAGAATGGGGCGGTGACGCGGCATTATTGGTACTCATTGACATCGGCGACCAACCTTATCGCCGATAG
- the sixA gene encoding phosphohistidine phosphatase SixA, producing MQLFLMRHGEAGFNAHSDRERTLTDNGRQHTLLMSNWLGQSITEFDLVLVSPYLRAQQSWQEVHKHFPEPGHWLTLDELVPTGDPAKVADAVVAYAEHFEAKNVLVLAHMPLLGYLVSELVPGVEPPLFATSGVTLINKQATESCIEWQYAPHMIS from the coding sequence ATGCAGCTATTTTTAATGCGCCACGGTGAAGCAGGCTTTAACGCCCACTCAGATCGCGAACGCACATTAACTGATAATGGTCGCCAACACACACTGCTAATGAGTAATTGGCTAGGGCAGAGCATTACCGAGTTTGATTTGGTACTCGTTAGTCCGTATCTACGCGCCCAGCAAAGTTGGCAAGAAGTACACAAGCATTTTCCTGAACCTGGTCATTGGTTAACATTAGATGAGCTTGTACCGACAGGCGATCCCGCTAAAGTCGCTGATGCTGTCGTTGCTTATGCTGAACATTTTGAAGCTAAAAATGTACTCGTTTTAGCGCATATGCCCTTGTTAGGCTATTTAGTCAGCGAACTGGTACCTGGAGTTGAGCCACCGTTGTTCGCTACCTCGGGTGTCACACTCATCAATAAGCAAGCGACTGAATCATGCATAGAATGGCAATATGCTCCACATATGATTAGTTAG